From Neobacillus sp. PS2-9, the proteins below share one genomic window:
- a CDS encoding DEAD/DEAH box helicase family protein: MSKVQLITHDLGSELIEKIECADTVCILSSFVMKSGVHYLKEAIKRAAQNGADIKICTGDYLYITQPEALEELLSIDERISIRIWKSNGVSFHPKAYLFQSTEHDTLFIGSSNLSRSALNHGVEWNLSVRDEKEVFDEALTEFLNVFYSDRTGSLNKETLAEYKTAYNEYHRKYPNLSRKWTELEELDLMLPSKEENQPQVVLEDPVVYESAIQPRFAQIEALEELNKTLEEEYNKALVVMATGLGKTYLAGFFAQNYKKILFVAHREEILYQARDSFKRIMPEKQYGIYNGKIKESQADAVFASIYTLSIKKHLEQFQPDEFDLIIVDEFHHAAADSYKSALEYFQPRFLLGITATPDRNDNRDVYAICDGNVAFRLDFLEAINRRWLAPFKYLGVYDDTDYSQITWLGNRYDEEELLLAQLKEELALKVLRAWEENKQAKTLSFCSSIRQADFLSNFFNKHGHKTVSLHSQQTGTSRKNAISQLSKGEIDIIFTVDLFNEGVDIPSVDTLLFVRPTESLTVFTQQIGRGLRLHPGKEACVIIDLIGNYRNADIKLSLFDTEPGEGKTRNIQPTLPEFCTINLDVNVIDLLQEMSRKRQPRREKLLNDYLELKKELGRRPTYLELHLKGRSDSPQYKQEFQSYFGFLRWAEELTDREVEVFDRYEDWFNEVERTGMAKSYKMVVLLAMLERGQLYWFDDITSNQTAPFFHHYLMEKEYRKRIDFSDKVAQKLWNYDEKGVSKLISTMPMTKWSGSSKGLISFDNDTFSLNFDVAKADEEILFNWTKEICEYRLHYHFERKAKNFQTH; encoded by the coding sequence ATGAGTAAGGTCCAGCTCATAACACATGATCTAGGCAGCGAACTAATTGAGAAGATTGAATGTGCTGATACTGTTTGTATTTTATCTTCCTTTGTGATGAAGTCAGGGGTGCATTATTTAAAGGAAGCTATAAAAAGGGCAGCGCAAAATGGTGCTGATATTAAGATTTGCACTGGTGATTATCTCTATATTACACAACCAGAAGCTTTGGAAGAGTTACTGTCAATTGATGAGCGGATAAGCATACGTATTTGGAAAAGTAACGGTGTCTCTTTTCATCCAAAGGCCTACCTTTTTCAATCAACCGAACATGATACTCTGTTTATTGGGTCATCTAATCTTTCACGCTCCGCATTGAATCATGGTGTGGAGTGGAACCTTTCAGTCCGTGATGAGAAAGAAGTCTTTGATGAAGCACTAACAGAGTTTTTAAATGTTTTTTATTCTGATCGTACAGGCTCATTAAATAAGGAAACTCTAGCTGAATATAAAACTGCTTATAATGAATACCATCGTAAATATCCCAATCTATCCCGTAAATGGACAGAGCTAGAGGAATTAGATTTAATGCTTCCTTCTAAAGAGGAAAATCAGCCCCAGGTTGTCTTAGAAGATCCAGTCGTATATGAAAGTGCGATTCAGCCTAGATTTGCACAGATTGAAGCACTAGAGGAATTAAACAAAACACTCGAAGAAGAGTACAATAAAGCACTGGTGGTAATGGCAACTGGACTGGGAAAAACATATTTAGCAGGATTTTTTGCGCAAAACTATAAGAAAATTCTTTTTGTGGCCCATCGTGAAGAGATCCTTTATCAAGCTAGAGATTCCTTTAAAAGGATTATGCCAGAAAAACAATATGGCATTTACAATGGGAAAATCAAAGAGAGTCAAGCTGATGCAGTATTTGCATCCATCTATACCTTAAGTATAAAAAAACATCTTGAGCAATTTCAACCGGATGAATTTGATCTGATCATCGTTGATGAATTCCATCATGCAGCTGCAGATTCCTATAAGAGTGCCCTTGAATATTTCCAACCGAGATTTCTGTTAGGAATTACTGCTACACCTGATAGAAATGACAATAGAGATGTTTACGCCATTTGCGATGGAAACGTGGCCTTTCGATTAGATTTTTTAGAAGCAATTAACCGGAGATGGTTAGCACCTTTTAAGTATTTGGGAGTGTATGATGATACAGATTATAGTCAGATTACCTGGCTGGGAAATCGATATGATGAAGAAGAATTACTTCTAGCACAATTAAAAGAGGAATTGGCTCTTAAGGTACTCCGTGCCTGGGAAGAGAATAAGCAGGCGAAAACCTTAAGCTTTTGTTCTTCCATTAGACAAGCAGACTTCCTTTCAAATTTTTTCAATAAGCATGGGCATAAAACCGTTAGCCTTCATTCACAACAAACGGGGACAAGTAGGAAAAATGCAATTTCTCAACTTTCAAAAGGAGAAATTGATATTATCTTTACAGTCGATCTCTTTAATGAGGGTGTAGATATTCCATCTGTAGATACGCTCTTATTCGTTAGACCTACTGAATCATTGACCGTTTTTACACAACAAATTGGTCGTGGCCTTCGGTTACATCCTGGCAAGGAAGCATGTGTAATCATAGATTTAATCGGAAACTATCGAAATGCCGATATTAAACTAAGTTTATTCGACACCGAACCAGGTGAAGGGAAAACTAGGAACATCCAACCTACTTTACCGGAATTTTGTACGATCAATTTAGATGTAAATGTTATTGATCTCCTCCAAGAAATGTCCAGAAAGAGGCAGCCAAGAAGAGAAAAGCTGCTGAATGACTACTTAGAATTAAAAAAGGAGTTAGGAAGAAGGCCAACTTATTTGGAATTGCATTTAAAAGGTCGATCTGATTCTCCTCAATATAAGCAAGAGTTTCAATCCTATTTTGGATTTTTAAGATGGGCAGAAGAGCTAACCGATCGTGAAGTCGAAGTATTTGACCGTTACGAAGATTGGTTTAATGAAGTCGAAAGAACAGGTATGGCAAAAAGCTATAAAATGGTGGTCTTACTAGCAATGCTAGAACGTGGTCAATTATACTGGTTTGATGACATCACATCGAATCAAACAGCACCTTTTTTCCATCATTACCTTATGGAAAAAGAGTACCGTAAAAGAATTGACTTTTCGGATAAAGTTGCTCAAAAATTATGGAACTATGATGAAAAAGGTGTCAGCAAATTGATTTCAACAATGCCAATGACAAAATGGAGCGGCAGTTCAAAGGGCTTAATCTCATTTGATAATGATACCTTTAGTTTAAACTTTGATGTTGCTAAGGCAGATGAAGAAATACTTTTCAATTGGACCAAAGAAATATGTGAATACCGGTTGCATTATCATTTTGAGAGGAAAGCGAAGAACTTCCAGACTCATTAA
- a CDS encoding nucleoside triphosphate pyrophosphohydrolase has translation MPIYNKLVRDRIPKVIESTGKQFTTRILDNEEYIKELKNKSFEELEEYVNAENDQDAIEELADLLEIIHALAECHGASIEKVEKVRQKKAEKRGGFKEKIFLIEVEDE, from the coding sequence ATGCCAATATACAACAAACTAGTCAGGGACCGCATTCCAAAAGTCATTGAAAGCACTGGAAAACAGTTTACCACAAGAATATTAGATAACGAAGAATACATAAAAGAATTAAAAAACAAAAGCTTTGAAGAACTTGAAGAGTATGTAAATGCTGAAAATGATCAGGATGCTATTGAAGAATTAGCTGATCTATTGGAAATTATCCATGCACTGGCTGAATGCCATGGTGCATCTATAGAAAAGGTAGAAAAAGTACGACAAAAGAAGGCCGAAAAGCGGGGTGGCTTTAAGGAGAAAATCTTTTTAATTGAGGTTGAAGATGAGTAA